The proteins below are encoded in one region of Paenibacillus albus:
- a CDS encoding carbohydrate ABC transporter permease, whose translation MSNASMKANRIKRTTGERTFDTVNILIMLVWAITAIYPFWYILVMSFNTGADAAAGPIWFFPRVFTLENYAFVFQYERLQTAFVVTALRCVIGPVLSVIVTMMAAFALSKRFLPGRKALLFFFMIPMFIAGTIISNYVVISKLHLINNFLVYVLPGAFAFFSMVIMRTHIEELPAELQESAMIDGAGYGRIFFQIILPLSMPIIAAFAFFAVVGNWLDYYTNLIYVTDRGLSTLQYVLYEIINRAEANSLIDFTKTSGAQARRIMAQQNNSVPTPEVIKMTVMVVVTFPLLFIYPFFQKYFVKGMLTGAVKA comes from the coding sequence GTGTCAAATGCAAGCATGAAAGCAAACCGCATTAAACGAACAACCGGCGAGCGCACCTTTGATACCGTTAACATATTGATTATGCTCGTCTGGGCTATTACAGCGATTTACCCATTCTGGTACATCCTCGTCATGTCCTTCAACACGGGAGCGGATGCTGCAGCAGGGCCGATCTGGTTCTTCCCGCGTGTATTCACGCTCGAGAATTATGCATTCGTGTTCCAATATGAACGTCTGCAAACCGCGTTTGTCGTCACAGCGCTGCGCTGTGTTATCGGTCCGGTGCTATCGGTTATCGTGACAATGATGGCGGCGTTTGCGCTCTCAAAGCGCTTTCTGCCAGGCCGTAAGGCACTGCTATTCTTCTTCATGATCCCGATGTTTATCGCAGGTACGATTATTTCGAACTATGTTGTTATTTCGAAGCTGCACTTGATTAACAACTTCCTTGTATACGTGCTCCCTGGCGCCTTCGCATTCTTCAGCATGGTTATCATGCGGACGCATATCGAAGAATTGCCAGCTGAGCTGCAAGAGTCCGCAATGATAGATGGCGCCGGCTATGGCCGTATTTTCTTCCAAATTATTTTGCCGCTGTCCATGCCGATTATTGCTGCATTCGCTTTCTTCGCCGTCGTTGGCAACTGGCTCGATTACTACACGAACTTGATTTACGTAACCGACCGCGGTCTTAGTACGCTGCAGTACGTGCTGTATGAAATCATTAACCGTGCAGAAGCGAATTCGCTGATCGACTTTACGAAGACATCCGGTGCGCAAGCACGCCGGATCATGGCACAGCAGAACAACTCGGTTCCAACGCCTGAGGTAATCAAGATGACCGTAATGGTTGTCGTAACGTTCCCGCTGCTGTTCATCTACCCGTTCTTCCAGAAGTATTTTGTCAAAGGGATGTTGACTGGTGCGGTTAAGGCATAA
- a CDS encoding LacI family DNA-binding transcriptional regulator codes for MAATIKDVAKLAGVAVSTVSYALNNSPKISEETRRKVFRAAKELNFRPSGAARNLKKRKTQTIGLFLYDLGGPFYSQVIEGVQEVVASHGFNLVVCSTYGGENSSAHRFMLEQFVDGAIIMGSSISDSLILQVASESFPIVVLDRELKGEYVHNVLITYEQGAYDAVSHLIKLGRRNIEFLSGPLTSFDNSLRYNGYKRALEDNGLPVPKKISLFGRCLEVGGYQAAKVMLAGSQLPDAIFAANDEMAIGSIRAMSEIGVRVPEDIAVVGFDNINIGPYVNPPLTTIGHSKYELGAIATQLVFSAQRDGSSILLPTQLVVRSSCGYKDVF; via the coding sequence ATGGCTGCTACGATAAAAGATGTTGCAAAACTCGCCGGCGTTGCCGTATCGACTGTCTCATATGCATTGAATAACTCGCCGAAGATCAGCGAGGAGACGCGGCGCAAAGTGTTTCGGGCTGCGAAGGAATTGAACTTCCGGCCAAGCGGAGCTGCCCGTAACTTGAAGAAACGGAAGACGCAGACGATCGGATTGTTCTTGTACGATCTCGGCGGGCCGTTCTACAGCCAAGTCATCGAAGGCGTTCAAGAGGTCGTTGCTTCACACGGATTCAACCTGGTTGTCTGCAGTACATATGGCGGTGAGAACAGCTCCGCACACCGATTTATGCTAGAGCAGTTCGTAGATGGCGCGATCATTATGGGTTCTTCGATCAGCGACAGCTTAATTCTTCAGGTCGCATCGGAGTCCTTCCCAATTGTCGTGCTGGATCGAGAGCTGAAAGGCGAGTATGTGCATAACGTGCTCATCACATATGAGCAAGGCGCTTACGACGCGGTCTCCCATCTTATCAAGCTGGGCCGTCGCAATATTGAGTTTCTGAGCGGTCCGCTCACTTCTTTCGATAATTCGCTTCGTTATAACGGCTATAAGAGAGCGCTCGAAGACAATGGCTTGCCCGTGCCGAAGAAGATCAGCTTGTTCGGGCGATGCTTGGAAGTCGGAGGCTATCAAGCGGCAAAAGTGATGCTGGCCGGCAGTCAGCTGCCTGACGCGATCTTCGCAGCGAATGATGAGATGGCGATCGGTTCGATTCGCGCGATGTCCGAGATTGGCGTCCGGGTGCCGGAAGACATTGCAGTCGTCGGCTTCGACAACATTAACATCGGTCCGTACGTCAATCCGCCGCTCACGACGATTGGGCATTCCAAGTATGAATTAGGTGCTATCGCAACGCAGCTCGTGTTCAGCGCACAGCGCGATGGGAGTTCGATTCTGCTGCCAACGCAGCTTGTCGTCCGCAGCTCTTGCGGGTATAAAGATGTATTTTAA
- a CDS encoding Gfo/Idh/MocA family protein, whose translation MTKKLKVGVIGAGGIFQWAHSEPLKNHPELEIVAICDIDLEKAKAAAEQHGIPQAFSDYRDVIALADVDIIDICTPNLFHSEIAVAALEGGKHVFCEKPDAVSVEEALRMKDAMEKSGKKLMVMRNNRFRPASQYVKRWIDQGNLGEAYAGRCGWTRRRGIPGKGGWFTTKELSGGGPLIDLGVHFIDLAMWFMGNPKPVSVTGATYTKFADAEDIAGSEHSKFGSKSEGEGTFDVEDLAIGFIRFDNGASLQIEFSWASNIEEEENFVELRGTKAGIKFSNGKLGIFGEDQGIVTDTFPHTGQDSGGHGEHLAHFVDVVQGRAEAINTIDQGVDMIKILAAIYESARTGSEVKL comes from the coding sequence ATGACGAAGAAATTGAAGGTTGGCGTAATCGGTGCAGGAGGTATTTTTCAGTGGGCGCATTCGGAGCCGCTTAAGAATCATCCTGAACTGGAAATCGTAGCGATCTGCGATATTGATCTGGAGAAGGCGAAGGCAGCAGCTGAGCAGCACGGCATTCCGCAAGCGTTCAGCGACTACCGCGATGTAATCGCTCTTGCAGATGTGGATATTATTGATATTTGCACGCCGAACCTGTTCCACTCCGAAATCGCGGTTGCTGCGCTTGAAGGTGGCAAGCACGTATTCTGCGAGAAGCCGGATGCAGTAAGCGTTGAAGAAGCGCTTCGCATGAAGGATGCTATGGAGAAGAGCGGCAAGAAGCTGATGGTTATGCGCAACAACCGTTTCCGTCCGGCATCCCAATATGTGAAGCGTTGGATCGACCAAGGCAACCTGGGCGAAGCTTACGCAGGACGCTGCGGCTGGACACGCCGCCGCGGTATCCCTGGTAAAGGCGGCTGGTTCACGACGAAGGAATTGTCCGGAGGCGGACCGCTTATCGACCTCGGCGTTCACTTCATCGACCTTGCCATGTGGTTCATGGGCAATCCGAAGCCGGTATCGGTTACTGGCGCGACTTACACGAAATTCGCAGATGCTGAAGATATCGCTGGCTCCGAGCATAGCAAATTCGGCTCCAAGTCCGAAGGCGAAGGCACTTTCGACGTTGAAGACTTGGCAATTGGCTTCATTCGTTTCGATAACGGGGCTTCGCTGCAAATCGAATTCAGCTGGGCCTCGAACATCGAAGAAGAAGAGAACTTCGTTGAGCTTCGCGGTACGAAAGCCGGCATCAAGTTCAGCAACGGCAAGCTTGGCATCTTCGGCGAAGACCAAGGCATTGTAACGGATACATTCCCGCACACGGGTCAAGATTCCGGCGGTCATGGCGAGCATCTTGCTCACTTTGTTGATGTTGTACAAGGCCGTGCCGAGGCAATCAACACGATTGATCAAGGCGTTGACATGATCAAAATTCTTGCTGCAATCTATGAGTCCGCTCGTACAGGTTCCGAAGTTAAACTGTAA
- a CDS encoding ABC transporter permease, whose translation MAAITEQTHVPAMKKKKKRSIELKNVSVLYLFLAPAIILTLIFAYLPMFSNYIAFLDYDFNKGWFGFGSKFVGFDNFAKFLTDHKFYTLIGRTLLYSVTMMIATFPAPLILALLLNELRGDRFKKIVQTTSYIPHFVSWVTVAGLFYMFLTVDATGIINNLRQLIDPAAERISYMQDAHNFLPVLVISEIWKETGWGTILYLAALTTIDPQQYEAAQVDGASRWQRLWYITLPGLVPTMSILLIFSLSGLLATNFDQVFNLQNKMIRLDTDTIGVYTYYQGLVSGQYSYSAAVGLFQGIISFILIMLTNATTKKLSNVGIV comes from the coding sequence ATGGCTGCAATCACCGAACAAACCCATGTTCCCGCAATGAAAAAGAAGAAGAAGCGGAGCATCGAACTTAAAAATGTATCTGTGCTGTATCTCTTTTTGGCCCCTGCAATCATTCTGACGCTCATTTTCGCTTACTTGCCAATGTTCTCGAACTATATCGCATTTCTCGACTATGACTTTAATAAAGGCTGGTTCGGCTTCGGCAGTAAATTCGTCGGCTTCGACAATTTCGCGAAGTTCCTCACGGATCATAAGTTCTACACCCTGATTGGGCGGACGCTGCTCTATAGTGTCACGATGATGATTGCAACGTTCCCGGCACCGCTTATTCTGGCGCTTCTGCTTAACGAGCTGCGTGGTGATCGGTTCAAGAAGATTGTACAAACGACGTCCTATATTCCTCACTTTGTATCGTGGGTAACGGTTGCCGGATTGTTCTACATGTTCCTGACGGTTGATGCGACGGGTATTATCAACAACCTTCGCCAATTGATTGACCCTGCTGCTGAGCGTATCTCTTACATGCAGGATGCGCACAACTTCTTGCCGGTGCTCGTCATTTCTGAAATTTGGAAAGAAACAGGCTGGGGTACGATTCTTTACCTCGCAGCGCTGACAACGATTGATCCGCAGCAATATGAGGCGGCGCAGGTGGATGGTGCAAGCCGCTGGCAGCGTCTATGGTACATCACATTGCCAGGCCTTGTTCCAACGATGAGCATCCTGCTGATCTTCTCCTTGAGCGGCTTGCTAGCAACGAACTTCGACCAAGTCTTCAACTTGCAAAATAAGATGATCCGTCTGGATACGGATACGATCGGCGTGTACACGTACTATCAAGGTTTGGTCAGCGGTCAATACTCTTACTCCGCTGCGGTCGGCCTTTTCCAAGGTATCATATCCTTCATTCTTATTATGCTTACGAACGCCACGACGAAAAAACTTAGCAATGTAGGTATCGTCTAA
- a CDS encoding LacI family DNA-binding transcriptional regulator, whose protein sequence is MAATIKDVARIAGVAVSTVSYALNNSPKISEETRRKVVRAAESLNYRPSNAARNLKKQKSETIGLFLYSLGGPFYSQLIEGIQEVVASYNYNLIVCSTFGGENSSAHRFLREKFVDGAIIMGTPISDSLILQVAGKDFPIVVLDRELNSDYVRSVLIDDEQGAYDAVTHLIKLGRRKIEFLSGPLFTIDNINRYEGYKRAMDEHNLPYSPEIVMQGNCTETSGYQAMKLMLAGSQMPDAVFAANDEMAIGAIRALNEANLSVPEQVAVVGFDNIHQSSYVRPSLTTVGHSRYELGAIATQCLFNSSPKDNSIVLPTELVIRQSCGGMGAS, encoded by the coding sequence ATGGCCGCAACGATAAAAGACGTTGCCAGGATAGCTGGAGTCGCCGTTTCGACTGTCTCTTATGCGCTCAATAACTCGCCTAAGATCAGCGAAGAAACACGGAGGAAGGTTGTCCGCGCTGCAGAATCGCTCAACTACCGTCCGAGCAATGCGGCGCGAAACTTAAAGAAGCAGAAAAGTGAGACGATCGGGCTTTTCTTATACAGCTTGGGAGGCCCCTTTTACAGCCAGCTGATTGAGGGTATTCAGGAAGTCGTCGCTTCTTACAATTACAACTTGATTGTGTGCAGTACATTCGGCGGCGAGAATAGTTCCGCTCACCGATTCTTGAGAGAGAAATTTGTGGATGGCGCCATCATCATGGGCACGCCAATCTCAGATAGCCTGATCCTTCAAGTAGCAGGCAAAGATTTTCCTATCGTCGTGCTCGATCGGGAGCTCAATTCGGATTATGTTCGAAGCGTTCTCATTGACGATGAACAAGGCGCTTACGACGCCGTTACACATCTGATCAAGCTTGGCAGACGCAAGATCGAGTTCCTCAGCGGTCCGCTGTTCACGATAGACAATATCAATCGTTACGAGGGCTATAAGCGGGCAATGGACGAGCATAACCTTCCCTACTCGCCTGAGATCGTAATGCAAGGTAACTGTACCGAAACTTCGGGCTATCAAGCCATGAAGCTGATGCTTGCCGGAAGCCAAATGCCAGATGCAGTCTTCGCCGCGAATGACGAGATGGCAATCGGTGCCATAAGAGCGTTGAATGAAGCGAACCTTAGCGTACCGGAACAAGTAGCCGTTGTAGGTTTCGATAATATTCATCAAAGTTCTTATGTTAGACCTTCGCTCACAACGGTCGGTCATTCCAGATATGAGCTTGGGGCTATTGCGACACAATGTTTATTTAACTCTTCTCCCAAAGACAATTCCATTGTGCTTCCCACAGAGCTTGTCATCCGGCAATCCTGCGGCGGCATGGGAGCGAGCTAA
- a CDS encoding type 2 periplasmic-binding domain-containing protein, with protein MKKVMAPMLAAALAVSLAGCGSSDNASNNTGSTAGGNGNTAANNSAPADPASFKEMHLEVLGNLPTSPRKPVEDKLTPIWREKTKVIPDFIEIPPNTDIKSWLQMQILANTVPAVIANSSGIADDAANMDMLKKAGMAREITLDEIKKYMPLTAARLADLGVTVDQWYQASVDPTDGKMWSIPSMPSPLLKEEYRKTPYGDAILGNGGYGVWMRDDILKKVYPNVMSAADLKKLAIANKGQLSLEQIDDIPIKNLDQLSDYLEKVKALNLSENGHPITPAHLQFENSRGALYWSLFTATGLNMSQAVPLVINESKNLYSDYELTPEWKNYISFMNKGFKDGLFGKEFYIQKNEQRDAKIINGEYAVVNMWAPIAANKDKVKGKYDWRFVPIFANDLDANVQDAANQYFPLTTKWNSKVINPKKVSEDQVPQILNWIDWNNSLEAADLRAWGTPDMYTGDGMNRRYKPEFKKVEEYKLIGKTDETGDGWYYGIKGSDSTMTNPEVYGLADAGEMSYVYNPQVVYPFSDANYDQSTLVNTAWQKHNMKSMTLYAELPVDDATRQAKAEYEEASNDYNNNLLAPHNDELDNLMVKAITGSSDKFDANFKDYTDVLSSSDVADGLTKMKDAWMKYYKLRQGFLKKLN; from the coding sequence ATGAAAAAGGTTATGGCACCAATGCTGGCTGCTGCTCTTGCCGTTTCTCTTGCCGGCTGCGGCAGTTCGGATAACGCTTCGAACAACACTGGCTCAACAGCTGGCGGCAACGGAAATACGGCTGCGAACAACAGTGCACCTGCTGATCCAGCAAGCTTCAAAGAAATGCATCTTGAAGTTCTAGGTAATTTGCCTACGAGTCCGCGTAAGCCGGTCGAAGACAAATTAACGCCAATTTGGCGCGAGAAGACGAAGGTCATTCCTGACTTCATCGAAATCCCACCGAATACAGACATTAAGAGCTGGCTGCAAATGCAAATTCTTGCAAATACAGTACCGGCAGTAATCGCAAACTCGAGCGGTATTGCCGATGATGCTGCCAACATGGATATGTTGAAGAAAGCAGGCATGGCTCGCGAGATCACACTTGATGAAATTAAAAAATATATGCCTTTGACAGCTGCGCGTCTTGCTGACCTTGGCGTTACCGTAGACCAGTGGTACCAAGCTAGCGTTGATCCAACAGACGGCAAAATGTGGTCGATTCCGTCCATGCCAAGCCCGCTGCTTAAAGAAGAATACCGCAAGACGCCTTACGGCGATGCTATCCTCGGTAATGGCGGTTACGGCGTATGGATGCGTGACGACATTTTGAAGAAGGTTTATCCAAATGTCATGAGCGCCGCTGATCTGAAGAAGCTTGCAATCGCAAACAAAGGTCAATTGTCGCTGGAGCAAATCGACGATATTCCAATTAAAAACCTGGACCAACTGTCCGATTACCTGGAAAAAGTGAAAGCGCTGAACCTGTCGGAGAACGGACACCCAATTACGCCGGCACACTTGCAATTCGAGAACTCCCGCGGCGCGCTGTACTGGTCGCTATTCACAGCTACTGGCCTCAACATGAGCCAAGCCGTTCCGCTTGTTATCAATGAATCCAAAAATCTTTACTCGGATTATGAGCTGACACCGGAGTGGAAGAACTATATTTCCTTCATGAACAAAGGCTTTAAAGACGGCTTGTTTGGTAAAGAATTCTACATTCAGAAGAACGAGCAACGCGATGCGAAGATTATCAATGGTGAATATGCAGTTGTAAACATGTGGGCGCCTATCGCGGCGAACAAAGATAAAGTAAAAGGCAAGTATGACTGGAGATTCGTTCCGATCTTCGCGAACGATCTGGATGCGAACGTACAAGATGCGGCGAACCAATACTTCCCGCTGACAACGAAATGGAACTCCAAAGTAATCAACCCTAAGAAAGTATCCGAAGACCAAGTTCCGCAAATCCTGAATTGGATCGACTGGAACAACTCGCTTGAGGCTGCTGATCTACGTGCTTGGGGTACGCCTGACATGTACACTGGCGACGGCATGAACCGCCGTTATAAGCCGGAGTTTAAGAAAGTCGAAGAGTACAAGCTTATTGGCAAGACAGATGAAACAGGCGACGGATGGTACTATGGCATTAAAGGCTCAGACAGCACGATGACAAATCCTGAGGTTTACGGTTTGGCTGATGCTGGTGAGATGTCGTATGTCTACAACCCACAGGTTGTTTACCCGTTCAGCGATGCGAACTACGATCAGAGTACGCTTGTTAATACTGCATGGCAGAAGCACAATATGAAGAGCATGACGCTGTATGCAGAGCTTCCGGTTGATGATGCAACGCGTCAAGCGAAAGCGGAATATGAAGAAGCAAGCAACGACTATAACAACAACCTGCTTGCTCCTCATAACGATGAGCTCGACAACCTGATGGTTAAAGCCATCACAGGCTCCTCCGATAAGTTCGATGCGAACTTCAAAGATTACACAGATGTCCTGTCGAGCAGCGACGTTGCTGACGGCTTGACGAAGATGAAGGACGCTTGGATGAAGTACTACAAGCTGCGTCAAGGATTCTTGAAGAAGCTTAACTAA
- a CDS encoding extracellular solute-binding protein, with protein MKKSLLMVLALSFTLAGCGGSNSNSNTTNTSTDNTATNSTATNANASTNANTSTDAAANTTKTADDTAANQPAATDEVVTIKYATWGDKAENGAEMKRIKAFEAVHPNIKVEIDKSMDWPWDEKLAAAAAADKLPDVTWLFNVPLAVGSGWLEDLTPYLAQDPDFSPDKIYGSLAKTGEYNGKQYALPHGLYSWAIYINKDLLAKANIPEPQANWTLSDLEDISKKLTNYNEHQFGIDGAAGMGDVLIPNFNTALGASTWDGTQYNYTDPAWAEATNWANNFGYKDKSSLQSYKKEERDKWYGKDISGFNIGKVGMVYDATWSLTWYKQNLKFNWDILPVPGVNGQKAGLVTDYAGVTKSSKHKKEAVEFLKWMTYSKDGWLARIKDETPLATMPLVNDPDVWNAWLNQDFVTPGIKEIVKAIPNGVLETFKYQPGFADFTSKVKDKYNEKFQKGEARPEDVAAELQEKSMEYYNNAMKKIDEATK; from the coding sequence ATGAAAAAGTCACTTTTAATGGTTTTGGCTTTATCGTTTACACTCGCGGGTTGCGGTGGTAGCAACTCGAATTCAAACACAACAAATACAAGTACTGATAATACGGCAACAAATTCAACTGCTACGAATGCAAATGCAAGCACGAATGCGAACACAAGCACAGATGCAGCTGCGAACACGACCAAAACAGCAGACGATACAGCGGCGAATCAGCCTGCTGCAACGGATGAAGTAGTAACAATCAAGTACGCAACATGGGGCGACAAAGCAGAGAACGGCGCTGAGATGAAGCGGATTAAAGCGTTCGAAGCCGTTCACCCGAATATTAAAGTTGAAATTGATAAATCGATGGACTGGCCTTGGGATGAGAAGCTGGCAGCTGCAGCGGCGGCGGACAAGCTTCCGGACGTAACCTGGTTGTTCAACGTTCCACTCGCAGTAGGCAGCGGCTGGCTTGAAGATTTGACCCCTTACCTTGCACAAGATCCTGATTTCAGCCCTGACAAGATTTACGGCAGTCTGGCAAAAACAGGCGAATATAACGGTAAACAATACGCATTGCCGCACGGTCTCTACTCATGGGCAATCTACATCAACAAAGATTTGCTCGCGAAAGCGAATATTCCAGAGCCGCAAGCAAACTGGACATTGTCCGATCTGGAAGATATCTCGAAGAAGCTGACGAACTACAATGAGCATCAATTCGGCATCGACGGCGCTGCGGGCATGGGCGATGTATTGATCCCGAACTTCAATACGGCTCTTGGCGCATCTACGTGGGATGGCACTCAATATAACTACACCGATCCGGCTTGGGCGGAAGCGACTAACTGGGCGAACAACTTCGGTTATAAAGACAAATCATCACTCCAAAGCTACAAGAAAGAAGAAAGAGACAAGTGGTACGGCAAAGACATCAGCGGCTTCAACATCGGCAAAGTCGGCATGGTGTATGACGCAACGTGGAGCCTTACTTGGTACAAGCAGAACTTGAAATTCAACTGGGATATCCTTCCTGTTCCAGGCGTGAATGGTCAAAAAGCAGGCCTTGTTACGGACTATGCAGGCGTAACGAAGAGCTCGAAGCATAAGAAGGAAGCCGTTGAGTTCCTCAAATGGATGACGTACTCCAAAGATGGCTGGCTCGCTCGCATTAAAGACGAAACACCGCTTGCGACAATGCCTCTGGTCAACGATCCAGATGTATGGAATGCATGGCTGAACCAAGATTTCGTGACGCCAGGCATCAAAGAAATCGTGAAGGCGATTCCAAACGGCGTACTCGAAACCTTCAAGTATCAACCGGGCTTTGCAGACTTTACGTCCAAAGTGAAAGACAAGTACAACGAGAAGTTCCAGAAGGGCGAAGCGAGACCGGAAGACGTTGCTGCCGAGCTCCAAGAGAAATCCATGGAGTACTATAACAACGCAATGAAGAAGATCGACGAAGCTACAAAATAA
- a CDS encoding D-2-hydroxyacid dehydrogenase, with amino-acid sequence MMRKLVCVYDLEPQHRERIAEAATGLEIVYADGDQDESALASHLAEAEVVVGWSEQAEEYALKSDGAGALRWVQAWGAGVEQMPFDAFAAAGVMLTNASGVHANAISETVLGMMLAFTRKLHLTMRNQLEKKWDWIGGLGEIHGKTLGIVGVGAIGEELARLAGAFQMRVLGVRNSAQPSPFVDAMFGAGGLDRLLQESDYVVVTLPITKETQGLFDRAKFAQMKPGAFFVNIGRGQTVITDDLVDALERGVIAGAGLDVFDPEPLPESHPLWTMENVILTPHNSGNSIYYTDRAVDILVDNLRSYIENGEPHRNRVSLEARY; translated from the coding sequence ATGATGCGCAAGCTGGTATGCGTTTATGATTTGGAGCCTCAGCACCGGGAGCGGATTGCGGAAGCGGCCACTGGGTTGGAGATTGTCTACGCTGACGGCGATCAGGATGAGAGTGCGCTTGCTAGTCACCTCGCGGAAGCGGAGGTTGTGGTTGGGTGGAGCGAGCAGGCGGAGGAATATGCGCTTAAGTCCGATGGTGCGGGAGCGCTGCGCTGGGTGCAGGCTTGGGGAGCGGGCGTGGAGCAGATGCCTTTTGATGCTTTTGCAGCTGCAGGTGTGATGCTGACGAATGCGAGCGGCGTTCATGCCAATGCGATATCGGAGACGGTGCTCGGCATGATGCTTGCTTTTACAAGGAAGCTGCATCTGACGATGCGCAACCAGCTTGAGAAGAAGTGGGACTGGATCGGCGGCTTGGGCGAAATTCATGGCAAAACGCTCGGCATCGTCGGTGTTGGCGCGATCGGTGAGGAGCTCGCTAGGCTGGCTGGGGCGTTTCAGATGCGCGTGCTTGGCGTGCGTAACTCTGCGCAGCCATCGCCTTTTGTTGATGCGATGTTCGGCGCTGGCGGCCTGGATCGGCTGCTGCAGGAGAGCGATTACGTCGTCGTGACGCTGCCGATTACGAAGGAGACGCAAGGGCTGTTCGACCGCGCCAAATTCGCGCAGATGAAGCCAGGCGCGTTCTTCGTGAACATCGGTCGCGGCCAGACGGTCATCACAGATGATCTGGTTGATGCGCTGGAGCGAGGCGTTATCGCAGGAGCGGGGCTCGATGTCTTCGATCCGGAGCCGCTGCCGGAATCGCATCCGCTTTGGACGATGGAGAACGTCATCCTGACGCCGCATAACTCCGGCAATTCGATCTACTACACGGACCGAGCTGTCGACATCCTAGTCGACAACCTGCGCAGCTACATCGAGAATGGCGAGCCGCATCGTAATAGAGTGAGCTTGGAGGCGCGCTACTAG